CACTTCTTTAAAGCTCCCAACAAACGCAGAAACGGTGGCTGACGCCGCTTTCATTTCTGAAATACAAAAAGGATAATATTAAGCCATACagccacaaaacaaaacatctaaatgggtatgtgacagagacagaatgattcttggtgataaatctcgctctcgacctgtgagggcgctgtgtgaCGCCTGtcacacaaaagtaaatattatatAAGTGGTTCATTTAAGCACACCACTTTTTAGCTTGGCCAGGTATTCAAAGTGTGTTGTTTAAAGTCAGAATATATGATACTTCAATGTATGCTTACTGTTACCCTTTTAAGAGTGGGTTTTAGGAAACGTTGCCCCTTTAAATATGTTGGAGGACCTTGACCTTTATAAACCCTGAACTAATGCATTATGGGACAGCACCTTTTCCTGTTGGGAGTTTGTACTCTGCTTAGTTTGCTGCGGAAGGTTTGCCGTCGGGTATTTACTTGTGTACAGGTTTGCTAAACTTAGATGTGTTAATGCAAAACTGCATAAAGTTAGATGTATACTATGTTTATCTAGCTTTAGTTTGTCACAGTTTTAGTCAATGTTCTTCGTTTAGCAAACGTTGCTggcacttatttttttctttactatttcCTGGAGGAAAACAAGACATATCCTTGGATTTTGGATTACAGCGGTATGTTTGGACTTTGTGTCGTCTTTCTGGAGCGCTCATGGATAACCACACAAACCGGTGAGACcgaactgaattattattatattttttacgGCGGATAtttgtttaatttccttttactttatttttgttggGGGATTTCAAACTGAATTTTGACTTTTTgggtttttctattttttgtttgtttatgatacTGGATTGCTATTTTGGGACATTTCTACTGGAcagtattttctatttatttattgcctCTGTAGGCTCACTGGTGGATTTACCACCGTCCTATTTCTGTTTCAACTTGGTTTTATGTGCATGGGTCAGCAGCTACCCGAGGTACTGTGGGTCATAAAATTGTCTGGTAATCTATGTGTGTTGGACagatgtttttgaaattaaatgtttgcACTCAAACGAACCTAGCAATCCTATTTTCTGCTGTGTATCTGCCTTTCTGCCATCTactttttatgtcattttttttggtaGTAACCGATTCTTATTCTGGAAATGTTGTGTTGGCCTTTTGGGTCAAAGGTAGATTGTTACAActgtgtaaagagaacagagtgtcctggactggatggccagacaattcattcccaggggtAGGTGGAagtctagaaagggggcggagctacggtacactaaatcatcgacccagaagggaaacgatgtggcagccgcagattggaggagcggttgcaatacttaaccaaagggggcgtgattgatggtatataaggggatgtagcgaagtgatctgttcctttgttatggttaacgctaacaGGGGAGGAGAACCCTGTtaaagtatcgtgagtgttttatttgttttggtgtccgggtttgtcgccagcacaaacccagacacCACTGCACTATTGTTCATGGATACATTgcatttgcaccactagcactaatagcAGTCACCCTGGACTAGGActcgtgtttgtgtattgtgtgtgtttaaatactgtgcttattatttctgAACCCcttgtttatttagctgagcagtacacatcgttgtgtactgccagtcctccatttattgtttactgttgtcatcagactattggattagaaaaataaaccatcatttcaccagtaacattgttgtcattctcttgagcattgcatcacctctaaacctgcgcactgcaaaccacattgccacagtataAATAACATTAATACTTTGTTTTATCTCGGGAGAATCCAGACTTGGTTTACCTCTTCATAAAAACTCTGAACTACAAATGTACCATTATAAACAAACAGTCATTGTTTTACCATAAAACCACAAACAGCACAATTAAACTATAAAACACATGAATGAACCAGAGAGGGACTCTCCACAACCCCAGGTCTCCACAACCCCAGACATGAAACACTCCAGCACAGCATCAGGAAGTGCAGTGGAAATCCAGAACTCCAAAGCCTGTACTGGGTGGTATTCATAGCGGAAGTGAATGTACCTTCCCGTTACCATGGTGTGATGGgatacaccccacccctgtgtgtctatgtgttattttgtatttgtgttgtattattatttaaaaacatagtgtttagtttgtaaaaattgtaagtcaatgtgacaattgtaagtcgccctggataagggcgtctgctaagaaataaataataataatagcaattgcTACACATGCTAGTTTAGACTAGTACAATACTTgtttttttgtgtctgttttgcatctgtctatttattttggtcatcgtgccttttgttttgtgaaagtgtttttgtgttgtttaaaccttttgtttaattattattaaaacatgcatCAGTGCATTCAATCCCAGCACTGTTGTCTGTCTATTTCCAGGCCTGACGTGACCACAGAAGCCATCTCTGTTAAACATGGTCACGCCCACTGCATTACAAAAGTGATTTATTATTCCTATTAACAGTCAGCAGGTGTCAACACGTCTGCTATGTTTGAATACTTTGTTGCTGTGTGAACTCCTGTTAATCATCCATAACTTGAGAGTAATCGACAGAAGTCTTTGAAAACTCCTGATAATTAACTCAGTACCTTGGACTTGGAACCTGATCCAAAGGAAACTGGCTACATTTACCAAGAGACCAGAAACTGTGCCACTTGGAACATCTGCAGAATTAAGGTATGTTTTCTAGTTTATGTACAAACAAAATGTTTAGAAAATGCAGTCAGCAGAGGGGTGTGTCGATAGTGTGGGTATTTCATAGGCTAATCCTGGTAAACCAACTTGTTTGTTTAATAGAGGCAGGTTAACATTTTGCTTGTCACAGAGGCACAGTTAAACATTTTGGAGCTTCTGTACACTATAGAGTCTTCTGCTATGGGAAAGTGTTTGTGGGCTGAGTCTTGTGTTACATATAAAGGGTAGCACTGAATAGTCAAACATTGGAGTTGAAAAGTCGACTTTTACTCTTCTCATGGTTGTGAAGTGCAGGGTTTCAAACGGACAGAATCACAGTTGTAGTTGCAATCCATTACCATGTAAATGTAGAACATTATTAAATAGATTCAAAACATTCCAATCGGTTTGTAAAATCTAGTACACAAACAACAGTGTTATGAAACAGTATGTTCACAAACAGCAGCAGACATTATGAAATAGTAGGGAGGCagtctctgtatctgtgttggTGATGTCTGTATCAGTGCAGTTATTGTGGACGGGGGTTTCAGATGTACTACATACAGTCAACATCCATTTTGTGCGTCTCGTAAACCCTTTTATTCCCCACTCAAAGAACATACTGTTTTATTATAGGAAAGATAAGATATACTTCAGGTTGCTTGTGAAGTTAAAAAAGCTCAATAATAAACAGTATGCCTTGCAGATTTGTTGTCTTCTCTGATCAATTTCATTGCACACAATTACCCTCCCAATCACAATAACCCCAAAATAACTAATACAATGAGAATAAATATATCTTGCATATTTTCAGTCTGTTCGAAGTGGTCTCCACTTCACCTGTGTACTTTAATACTGCTCCTATCACACACACCCCATATCATttggtgataaaaaaaaacaatacatcttGAACAATAAGTAAAATGACATTAGAACTTTAAACTGATAAAACATTACTCTCGCAGAatggtccagagccctaaccactactccacactgctgccctatcttcATGGACGTAACATTAAAGTAATCTCTTGTTTCATCATGTTACATATTCATTGTTTTGAAGGTGTaaagaaaacaaactaaaatatcaATCAGGAGACTAAATGAAACATTTCATGACAGTAAACTTACTTCAGGTGTCATTCATTCAACGAAGAACCATCTCACTGTACTTTCCATTTCTTAAAGGATTAGTAGTCGATCAGGGAAGGTACCGAAAATGTTATTGACTAGTCATATTAATCCATAGGCGGGTGAGACTGACcgattggtttaataatgattggcACTAAAGCTGCCAAATAACTTCTCCTTATGATCTTGTTATTAAGAACTAAGGTAAATAGATCATCCATTGCCATTGGTTTATTTCCagaatattttaatgattgtttagtttctGCGACGAGACTGCTTTCTAACAGAATGCTAGTggactgtgtaaaataaacaattgtaaGAATGCAGGCACgctggatgaaaagcagattcaaTAAATCCTGGCACTGAGTACTGGCAGAATTATACCCCTGCTAACAGACATGTCATGGCCAATGAGAACTTTGAGATAACAAGGAAAATTTGGCTCTCTTCCAATGACCAAAGTTATAACTCTTTCAATGATTTACTGTGAACACACATCCGCCAACATGACTCACAACGTGTAAGACAGAGATTAACACTGTGTTCAAAAGAAGTTCAAAACACAATAACGGaaacatttcttattttattttattacagctcACATTTTTTAATGCCGCTTTAAGAGTAATTAACTATATCGGTCATTGAAATGGAGATCACGATGAGATCCTTACAGTATTTTCATAGTAGGCAGCATAACAGAGCTCCAGTCCAGACCAGAGCTGAATCAATGCCTGTGGAAGGGTGAAAATTCAGTGTCACAGGAGTCACAAAGTTGTAGTGCTAAACACGATTTCCACATGGTGGCACTATTACACTGTTTTTACCAACAAtgcgagttgaggtgcagtcataaatacaagcaatctaACGGCATCTAATTTTAAAGTGATGTTTcgccaaacaccttttgaaatgtaaatagtgaacttttaattgacaGAGCGAGTGCTTTGCTGTCTTTTGATTCATATTACAAAATGAATCAGAtggagatcaagttgaacaaatattaaatgttccattaacaatttcTTCAtctgctttgactgtctcgcaggaTCCTCTGATTTGGGGACAAGACCCCCACACATTTCtgtccttaatgtttcattgaagttaatgttctcaatgattcagcaccaaaaagcttttcataattcCCCATcacttcttctgctaatacatttagctcctggtctgtaagcttcagattcctcactctgtccaccttggtcgctgtcattgtgactgtggcaatgtgccccgcccctgtgtgcttattatgtgttgtatgttgcgtgcgtgtgttaatgtcggtgtatagtcattggtacacgggatataaacaggtctgtgtttcacgtgtgatttaaaatgtcgatttatatttaggcacaaggagggcacaaatcacttcacgtgctggttaaatataatatgtgagcacggggttgcacagaattaattcacgtgctgggattcaagtgaataattaattagtaattgaatcccagcacaacagtgtatatatagatgcacattttcattcagtcggggttgggtgtttgagagtggagaacgggtgagagagaaggagaacgtaaaagtgaagtaaaataataatctagaagtgtttgtactcaccgtgtttgtttgtctctccgtgcaccgttagttaagtgtttagtgcgttttgtttgtgtatttattttggcgcaagtgtcctgttttgtgtttaaaaccttttattttctgttctgtttattaaatgctgagcgaaagcattcgctcagcttcatcaaaccacacatctctgtctgtttatttcctgcttctggtctgacgccacccactccggccgtctttgtgacagtgaccaACTCAGAACCATACTTAACTTTTCTTTCCAGCTCCCTTATATACTATAGTACTGTGTGTAAACCTCATGCATAATACCGCGTGTTAAATTCTGTGTGCTGAATTCCGTGTGTTGTGATAACAACTAATAAAATGCCTGTTTATTATTTTCAACCTTCACCATTTGGAAACGTGATATACTGCAGCCTTGTTTTACACTGCTGTACAGTCTGGGTTTATTTTCTCatggaatatttttaaaagcaaatgaCAGGGGTAGGCCTATAGTTTAAAGACTTTTTTTATCCTGTGCACTCTGCAGGCTTCTGAGAAATACTATCATGAgttattaggctgtttttttttttgtttgtttgtttttttcttttaacataagaaacataagaaagtttgcaaacgagaggaggccattcagcccatcatgctcgtttggttgttagtagcttattgatcccagaatctcatcaagcagcttcttgaaggatcccagggtgtcagcttcaacaacattactggggagttcgttccagaccctcacaattcgtTACATATTTCTGTAAAGAGATTCTCTGGTAAGATttcccctttatatatatatatatatatatatatatatgaacactgTTAACTGTCTTAGGAATTGACGACTGGTTTAGTTTGCTAAATGTCTGTACacactgcagagagctgcagAATTTATTTATCTCTGAAAAAAGCACAAGCtgcatcaaaaataaatatttcgtAGATCACACTGCGTATAGTACAAGAGAGGACATTTaacttcagaaacatttgtttaaaatcttcAAGGGaaaatgatccatttgaaatAATACGACAGCTTTTATTTTAAGTACTTATTCCTAAAATACAGACCTGTTGTTGTTTATGAATGAAATAGCTAACAGCTCTGTTCTAATTCTCTGGTCTTTAAtaaccaaaaaaaactaaaattacagTCAACCCTTTTGGTCGCAGACAGTTTACGACACGACAGGGGTCATTATTTAGCGAGTATATTTTAGGGCACATTCGTATTTTGCTGCTTTTGAAAATAAGTTGTTATTTCCAAAATAGAACTAAATTACGGACTTTTATTActtaacaagctgtaatgcgACTGCATTTTCAAAAAGCGCGCACTCTGAATTGCCACTGCGCCACTGACTGAAggacttttgaaaatacagtttgtacgtgtttctccactttctgtgctctttttaaacagtCCTGTTATTGTGACCGGCTTGTTtggtaattgtttagcctgaacttcaagtttgattttcttgtttttgtgtactgcgctgtcaagatgtttatcaatagtaccttttcttagatgatccaGACACatgttgagcaaaacagaatcctgCCATCTGCATGCAAAGTCCGCTTTTCCTAGGTCTGAACGAGATCTTCTGTTTTTGAAcgtcagctgtctgcattttttatgttaatcaTACATGGCAAGCTAATAAATCGCATGATACGTTATTGTACactatgaggaattcaccaatcatgaagccggtgtttgtttgaccctgttgccgtagtaaccaaatgcatggcattgATGTCGGACAGTGTATAGctcctagtaggatctaaaactcaacttgaGAATCTCAATAGAGCTGTCCTAAAcgtccttaccagatgtaaaaaaaaaacctgatcacatcaccccctgtcttgcccagctgcactggctacatgtaaagttcaggattactttcaaaactctcctgctcaacTACAacgcccttcatcacacaggttcTGAGTACCTCatcaacctgctgacctgctatgtctctgcccgcaagctgaggtcctccgactctgccctgcttgttatccccaagcaaaagtgcaccacacttggagaacgctcgtttagcttcatggctccgactctttggaactctttCCCATCTTTgctgtgtgatgctcccacctgttctctcttgctttccatgctctttaagcgtGATATCTGCTATtcgctgctgtgttgttgctactgttTCATTtattatgctactatatcatgtattatgcattttccactgtatttaatgtattatgcattggtttttgtactgtatatcatgtattatgcatgtctctgtatttaaagtattatggattttcttgttgttactgcatcttgtaaaatgctttgtgatggtgctccactatgaaaggtgctatatataaaataaagattgattgattgattgattggtttctGATGCGATACAGGGTTGATTTTTAAGGTTGTATTACTGACCTACATGGTCTTGCTCCTGCTTATATTCCATGTGTCCCTAGCTGTGCCCTGCGCTCTCAAGATCTTGGATTATCGGTGGAGAGCAGATTTAGACTCTGTACCAAGGGAATGTGTCCTTTCCTTCTCAGACTATGCACCTAGACTCTGGTATTAGGAACATGGATTCTGTTCAATCCTTCAAAATTAACTTGAAGTCTTGTATATATAGTTTGGCCTTAAACTTAACATTATCTTTCAAAATACTAACccttttaaaatactatttaaagTGTTGCAGAGACAATGCCACAAAGTGTTAATGATCCAAAGGACATCACTCTACCCCCTACCATTGCCGAGATATTCATGGTTGAAAATTGGAGTTAATGTAGAAACTAAATTGAAACAAAGTCAGAGTTCTAGAACAAGGATACCATGCTAAATCccaatcaaaatatatattttaaattcataTGAATATTGCAATTTTACAATGATCCTGAAAGTTATTAAAATGCAACTAGATGCTAAAAACCAATGTCATGTCCTTTAACAGTTTCTGTCAATCTGTGTTTCAGACTGTATGATGGGATATTTTCTCTGGATGAGATGCTTAGCCCTCACATTCATCCTATCTCTTCTTGCTGTGCCCTGCTGCCATGGTGGCAAGATCCTGGTGTTCCCGATGGACGGCAGCCATTGGGTGAACATGAACATCCTCATTGAAGAACTGCATGGGCGTGGTCATAACATCACAGTGGTGCGGTCAATGAGTAGCTGGTATGTCAAAGAGAAGTCACCCCATTACACTTCCATCTCAGTCACACTACCTGAAAGATTGACCATTGAGAGTGCAGACGATGTTGCATCGTTTGTGAGGAAGACACTGAAGATCCGAAGAAGAGAGGGGTCCCTGCTGGCCTTCATTAAACTGCAAATGGAAATCATTAGTGCAATCTCTACTGCTCACATAGGGATGTGCCAGATGGTAGTCACCATGTTTGAAGATCAGCAGTTCATGAAGAAGCTCCAGGATGCCCACTTTGATTTGGTCCTCACAGATCCAGGGTTTCCAGGAGGAGTTTTGCTGGCCCACTACCTTAAACTGCCTATGGTCTTCAATGTCCGTTGGCTTACAAGCGGGGAGGCTCATTTTGCTACTGCTCCCTCTCCTATCTCCTATGTCCCGACTCCAGGAACAGAGCTATCTGACCAAATGGACCTCATTCAAAGAGCCCGGAACATGCTCCAATACAGCATCAACCTCTATGTAGACAAATATGTGATTAGCCCCCATTACGATGCCCTGTGTGCTCGTTACTTTGGCCCAGGTGTAGACCTCTACAGTCTCGTCCAGTCTGCAGACCTCTGGCTTATGAGGGTCAACTTTGTCTTTGAATTCCCACGCCCCACTATGCCCAACATTGTCTACATAGGTGGCTTCCAATGCAAACCTGCCAAGCCCCTACCACAAGATCTAGAGGAGTTTATGGAAAGCTCTGGAGAGCACGGTGTGGTTGTCATGTCCTTGGGAACTATGGTAAACGGTCTTCCAAGTGAGCTAACAGATAAGATAGCCTACGCTTTCTCACAGCTCCCTCAGAAAGTCATCTGGAGGCATTTGGGAGAAAGGCCTTCTAGCTTGGGCAACAACACCCTCCTGGTCAAATGGCTGCCCCAGAATGATCTCCTGGGACACCCCAAGACAAGAGCTTTTGTGGCGCATGGGGGCACCAACGGGGTGTATGAGGCCATTTACCATGGCGTGCCAATAGTAGGCCTACCACTGTTCTTTGACCAGTTTGACAACCTCCTCAGGATGCAGGTGCGAGGGGCAGCCAAGGTCCTGGAAGTCACCACCCTGGACAGCAAGGACTTCCTCCAGGCCCTGAAGGAGGTGCTTGAGGAGCCTTCCTATCAGATGAACATGAAGAGGCTCTCCAGCCTCCAGCGAGACCAGCCTGTCAAACCAATGGACAGCGCCCTCTTCTGGATCGAGTATGTCATGAGGAACAAAGGTGCTGCTCACCTGCGCACAGAGTCCTACAGAATGCCCTGGTACGCCTACTACTGTGTGGATGTTATAGTGGTCTTGCTGGCTGCTGTGTTAGTCTTCATGGCAGCTATCATAGGCATTATCAGATGTATGTGCTTCAAGGTttgtatgaaaagaaaaataaagcatGAGTAAGGAAGATTTAGTTTTAGGGCTCCTATTTTTTAAAGTAGAATTCACCCATCATACCGAAATACTATTAATCTTGATGTATTCTGAATGCTttttggtgtgtttgtttgttttctgtgtgtgttcacCATCTAACCCATAATATGAATAACACCTAATGTGCataagtacatttttttattaatatatgatTGCAATAAAGTGTTAATAGCttgtacagtgtgagcagtgtaaAGAACAGAAGTGGTGATAGACTATAATGCTTAATGCATGATGTTGTTGTCAGAGATGCTGTTCAGTCAATTCATTGTTTAATATAGGAACTCCTACCAGTTTTTTGGTGGATGTACTTGTGGTTGTACTGAGATAATCGAACGCCTTCTTGCGTGTTATTTCTTACTTATGTAGCAAActaatattactttttttaaaacataaaaatgatctTTATGTAAAacgtttattattttctcccagtttttGCCCTTCCACTTTTTTCGTTTCTTGTATACATATTATACTATGTTTAATGTTGGTTTTGTCTTtcaaggtttaaaataaaatctaaacacTCACAATCAATTCTCCCTACACTAACATACGGGTTTGACCCAAGCTCTGTAGCTCTgcggtggctgcatggtgagtctgcagtgtgaacaAAAGtggttggctgatggcacacgcttcggaggacagcgtgtgttcgtcttcgtcgctcccgagtcagcgcgggtgtggtagtggtgagctgagcctaaaaaaataattggggaaaaaaaatgaaataattggcgattaaaaaaataaaaaataaaccttgtttAGTAAGGCGGATGGCAGGAACGGAGGATTTTTTATTACTACCAAAAACTCTGCCTTGCAACTAAGTTTGCACTCTTAAATGTTACACTGTtaaatttgtttttgcatttcaCGGAGCGAGAGCTGGGGCTGGAGTGAAAGGCTGTTActtggagaggtagtttgaggAGTGGCCTCAGGGGATAGGATAGGAAAGGAAAGAGGTTTCCGACTTGCAGGCTCCTTCTTGGCCAGATGAGAGAGAGCGGCCTCAAAGGCAGGCTATTTAACCCGGAGTGGCAGTCATGTAGGAGGAATAGGCTCTTGCGCTGAAGAACCTGGAAAAAGAATGATAGAATTGGGAGCTGTAAATAGAGCCCAGTCTCAGTGTCCCCGCTGACTCATGCGGTGAGATCCCCCCCCTCAGCGGAGGCTCGGATAGTGGTGGCCAtcgaggtcggggaagtgagcctcacttaccccccagaggagaccttGATGCAATGGCAATGTgggaaggaggctgtgtggtccagtggttaaagaagtgggcttcaaattccacctcagccattggcttattgtgtgaccctgagcaagtcacttaacctccttgtgctccgtctttcgggtgagacgttattgtaagtgactctgcagctgatgcatagttcacacaccctagtcactgctaaataaacaaataataaggaggagggggagaaaacaaactgaaaacgctAGACTGCAAGCTGCGTGAGATTCAGACTTAAATAGGAAATAGGAGAAGATTGACAAGGAAAGCAGGGTGGAGCCCCGGATCTCGTCCCCTGAAATACGCCTATAGGCTAACACTTGcattcactttgaaattaattttGTCTTTAGTTTTATCTATTTAAAGTTATATTTATGGAAGTTGCCTTACCCAAAATGAG
This genomic stretch from Acipenser ruthenus chromosome 48, fAciRut3.2 maternal haplotype, whole genome shotgun sequence harbors:
- the LOC117404458 gene encoding UDP-glucuronosyltransferase 2A1, whose protein sequence is MMGYFLWMRCLALTFILSLLAVPCCHGGKILVFPMDGSHWVNMNILIEELHGRGHNITVVRSMSSWYVKEKSPHYTSISVTLPERLTIESADDVASFVRKTLKIRRREGSLLAFIKLQMEIISAISTAHIGMCQMVVTMFEDQQFMKKLQDAHFDLVLTDPGFPGGVLLAHYLKLPMVFNVRWLTSGEAHFATAPSPISYVPTPGTELSDQMDLIQRARNMLQYSINLYVDKYVISPHYDALCARYFGPGVDLYSLVQSADLWLMRVNFVFEFPRPTMPNIVYIGGFQCKPAKPLPQDLEEFMESSGEHGVVVMSLGTMVNGLPSELTDKIAYAFSQLPQKVIWRHLGERPSSLGNNTLLVKWLPQNDLLGHPKTRAFVAHGGTNGVYEAIYHGVPIVGLPLFFDQFDNLLRMQVRGAAKVLEVTTLDSKDFLQALKEVLEEPSYQMNMKRLSSLQRDQPVKPMDSALFWIEYVMRNKGAAHLRTESYRMPWYAYYCVDVIVVLLAAVLVFMAAIIGIIRCMCFKVCMKRKIKHE